Proteins from a single region of Runella sp. SP2:
- the kdpB gene encoding potassium-transporting ATPase subunit KdpB: MKRSQSSSLLQGGMAKTALIESFIKLNPAVMFRNPVMFTVELGTVVMFFVCLQIAFGGDTTQGSLTYNFLVFAILLLTLLFANFAEALAEARGKAQADSLRKTREETPAKVIRPVGNMKVNEQQIIPSSQLNKGDIFVCEAGDIIPSDGEIIEGLATIDESAITGESAPVIREAGGDKSSVTGGTKVLSDHIKVKVTTQPGESFLDKMIALVEGASRQKTPNEIALTILLAGFTLIFVIVCVTLKPFADYANTPIPISAFISLFVCLIPTTIGGLLSAIGIAGMDRALRANVITKSGKAVETAGDVDTLLLDKTGTITIGNRKATHFWPTTGIQNEHFITAALYSSQSDDTPEGKSIVELAGPLTLRGATGEFIPFTAETRCSGVNLPNGLRIRKGAQDSIRRLVEQAGNTFPEDTAVKVREIASNGGTPLVVSENERVLGVIELQDVIKPGIQERFERLRKMGVKTVMVTGDNPLTAKYIAQVAGVDDFIAEAKPEDKMNYIRAEQANGKLVAMMGDGTNDAPALAQADVGVAMNSGTQAAKEAGNMVDLDNDPTKLIEIVEIGKQLLMTRGTLTTFSIANDVAKYFAIVPALFMTSIPALQSLNIMHLSSPESAILSAVIFNAIIIPMLIPLALKGVAYKPIGASALLRRNLLVYGLGGLIIPFIGIKLIDLLVGSLV; this comes from the coding sequence ATAGAATCTTTTATCAAACTTAATCCCGCTGTGATGTTCCGAAATCCCGTCATGTTTACGGTCGAGTTAGGAACGGTGGTGATGTTTTTTGTTTGCCTCCAAATCGCTTTCGGAGGCGACACTACCCAGGGTAGTCTAACGTACAACTTCCTGGTGTTTGCCATCTTGTTGCTTACCCTTCTTTTTGCCAATTTCGCAGAAGCCTTGGCCGAAGCCCGTGGAAAAGCCCAAGCCGATAGCCTCCGTAAAACCCGCGAAGAAACGCCTGCGAAAGTCATTCGTCCTGTAGGAAATATGAAGGTCAATGAACAACAAATCATCCCTTCTTCGCAATTGAACAAAGGTGATATTTTTGTCTGCGAAGCAGGCGATATCATCCCGTCTGACGGTGAAATTATCGAAGGACTCGCAACCATCGACGAATCGGCCATCACGGGCGAATCGGCTCCTGTGATTCGGGAAGCAGGTGGCGATAAATCGTCCGTCACAGGAGGCACCAAAGTTCTCTCAGACCATATCAAAGTAAAGGTAACGACTCAGCCAGGGGAGAGCTTTTTGGACAAAATGATTGCATTGGTGGAAGGTGCTTCCCGTCAAAAAACGCCCAATGAAATTGCGCTCACGATTCTTTTGGCAGGTTTCACGCTCATTTTTGTGATTGTGTGCGTCACCCTCAAACCTTTTGCGGATTATGCCAATACACCTATTCCCATATCGGCCTTTATCTCGTTGTTTGTCTGCCTGATTCCCACTACAATCGGCGGTTTGCTCTCCGCGATTGGGATTGCAGGAATGGATCGCGCCCTCCGCGCCAATGTCATTACCAAATCGGGAAAAGCGGTGGAGACAGCTGGCGACGTGGATACACTCTTATTGGATAAAACAGGAACCATCACCATTGGGAACCGTAAGGCCACCCATTTTTGGCCAACCACAGGCATTCAAAATGAGCATTTTATCACTGCTGCTCTTTATTCCTCGCAGTCCGACGACACCCCCGAAGGTAAATCCATTGTTGAGTTGGCTGGCCCCCTAACGCTGCGCGGGGCTACGGGGGAATTTATCCCGTTTACGGCCGAAACTCGCTGCTCAGGAGTCAACTTACCCAACGGCCTCCGCATTCGTAAAGGTGCGCAGGATTCCATTCGCCGATTGGTAGAACAAGCAGGCAATACCTTCCCCGAGGATACGGCCGTAAAAGTTCGCGAAATTGCATCCAACGGAGGAACTCCGCTGGTGGTTTCCGAAAACGAGCGCGTACTAGGCGTCATTGAGCTGCAAGATGTGATTAAACCTGGTATTCAAGAGCGTTTTGAACGTCTGCGCAAAATGGGGGTAAAAACCGTGATGGTAACGGGCGACAACCCACTCACGGCCAAATACATTGCTCAAGTCGCGGGTGTAGATGATTTTATTGCCGAAGCAAAACCCGAAGATAAGATGAACTACATCCGCGCCGAGCAAGCCAACGGTAAGCTGGTGGCTATGATGGGCGATGGTACCAACGACGCCCCTGCCCTCGCCCAAGCTGACGTAGGTGTGGCCATGAACAGCGGAACCCAAGCCGCCAAAGAAGCTGGAAACATGGTGGATTTGGACAACGACCCCACCAAACTGATTGAAATTGTGGAAATTGGAAAACAGTTGTTGATGACCCGAGGAACACTCACAACTTTCTCCATTGCCAACGACGTCGCCAAGTACTTTGCCATCGTGCCTGCCTTGTTTATGACGTCCATTCCTGCCCTGCAATCGCTCAACATCATGCACCTCAGTAGCCCTGAAAGTGCCATTTTATCGGCGGTTATTTTCAACGCAATCATCATCCCGATGCTTATTCCGTTGGCATTAAAAGGGGTAGCTTACAAGCCGATTGGGGCAAGCGCGCTACTTCGTCGAAACCTGCTAGTTTACGGTTTGGGAGGACTTATTATTCCTTTTATCGGCATCAAACTCATTGATTTATTAGTGGGGAGTCTTGTTTAA
- a CDS encoding K(+)-transporting ATPase subunit C — protein MRTHFFSAVIMTLATFVLLVVIYPLLVWGAAFVAPAQGRGETISANGRVVGFAKVGQKFTHDTYFWSRPSAVEYNAAGSGGSNKGPSNPDYLAQVQARIDTFLVHNPSVQKAEIPAELVTASGSGLDPHLSPQAAFVQVARIAKIRHLSEAQVRNLVQAHTESPWLGLFGPDKVNILALNIALDQLK, from the coding sequence ATGAGAACGCACTTTTTTTCTGCCGTTATTATGACCCTCGCCACCTTTGTGCTTTTGGTCGTTATTTATCCTTTACTCGTTTGGGGAGCGGCGTTTGTAGCTCCCGCCCAAGGCCGTGGCGAGACAATTTCTGCCAACGGCCGGGTGGTTGGTTTTGCCAAAGTGGGTCAAAAATTCACTCATGATACCTATTTTTGGTCGCGTCCTTCGGCGGTTGAGTACAATGCCGCTGGTTCGGGAGGTTCCAACAAAGGTCCTTCTAACCCCGACTATTTAGCCCAAGTACAAGCACGTATTGACACATTTTTAGTCCATAACCCTTCCGTTCAAAAAGCAGAAATTCCTGCCGAACTCGTTACGGCTTCGGGCAGCGGACTTGACCCTCATTTGTCGCCCCAAGCAGCCTTCGTTCAAGTTGCTCGCATTGCCAAAATCCGTCATCTGTCAGAAGCACAAGTAAGAAATCTTGTTCAGGCACATACCGAATCCCCCTGGCTTGGGTTGTTTGGCCCCGACAAAGTCAATATTTTAGCACTTAATATCGCATTAGACCAGTTGAAATAG
- a CDS encoding porin — MKSFLIALLSGLPLFCLFAQHDSTSKLNVSGYVEAYYSYDFNQPARNERPSFVYSHNRHNEFNINLGFVKAAYTSQQLRANLALMAGTYPNANLAAEPATLRNIYEANVGIKLSKNRQLWLDAGVFSSHIGFESAISKDCWALTRSLMADNTPYYETGVKIGYTSPNEKWLVSGLILNGWQQMRRPDGNTRLAIGTQVTFKPTANVTLNSSTFLGGRPDDSNRNRFFHNFYGIVQLTPQWAIIADIDYGMEQRQTSSSKYDAWSSWAVILKYQVHPKWVIAGRAENYTDKTGIVIATGTPNGFVTNGFSCNVDFVPLPNVAWRVEARNLNSKDAIFEKHGTATCQNFTLTTSLALSF; from the coding sequence ATGAAATCGTTTTTAATCGCTCTATTGTCAGGCTTACCCCTGTTTTGTCTTTTTGCGCAACATGACTCTACGTCCAAGCTTAACGTGAGTGGCTACGTAGAAGCCTATTACAGCTATGATTTTAATCAACCTGCTCGCAATGAGCGCCCCTCGTTTGTCTATAGCCACAACCGCCACAATGAGTTCAACATCAATTTAGGTTTTGTAAAAGCGGCCTATACGTCTCAACAATTACGTGCAAATCTAGCACTTATGGCAGGAACTTACCCCAATGCTAACTTAGCGGCTGAACCTGCCACTTTACGCAACATTTACGAGGCGAATGTTGGCATTAAACTCTCCAAAAACCGACAACTTTGGCTCGATGCGGGTGTATTTTCGTCGCACATTGGTTTTGAAAGTGCCATTTCGAAGGATTGTTGGGCTTTAACCCGCAGCCTCATGGCCGACAATACGCCTTACTACGAAACGGGGGTAAAAATTGGCTACACTTCCCCCAACGAAAAATGGTTGGTGTCGGGATTGATTCTCAACGGCTGGCAACAAATGCGTCGCCCCGACGGAAATACGCGGCTGGCAATAGGTACGCAAGTAACGTTCAAACCCACCGCAAACGTCACGCTCAACTCTAGTACTTTTTTGGGAGGTCGCCCCGACGACTCTAACCGAAACCGTTTCTTTCACAATTTTTACGGGATTGTTCAGTTGACTCCCCAATGGGCCATTATCGCAGACATTGATTATGGAATGGAACAACGGCAAACAAGTTCCTCAAAGTACGACGCGTGGAGCAGTTGGGCGGTCATTCTCAAATACCAAGTACACCCCAAATGGGTCATCGCGGGTAGGGCCGAAAACTACACCGACAAAACGGGGATAGTTATTGCAACAGGAACGCCCAATGGGTTTGTTACCAACGGTTTTTCGTGTAACGTTGACTTTGTGCCACTTCCCAACGTCGCGTGGCGGGTAGAAGCTAGAAACCTGAATAGTAAAGATGCCATTTTTGAGAAGCACGGAACGGCCACCTGTCAAAATTTTACATTGACCACCTCTTTAGCACTTTCTTTTTGA
- a CDS encoding sensor protein KdpD, whose protein sequence is MPSQPPEPNAAYFLDLIQKSKRGKFKVYIGMSAGVGKTYRMLQEAHTLLRHGVNVKIGFVETHRRPETHALLEGLPMIPHRTVFYRGKELEEMDVQAILNLHPEVVVVDELAHTNIQGSKNEKRWQDVVDILNAGINVISAVNIQHLESLNEEVFNITGIEVKETVPDSLLQQANEVVNIDLTADELITRLKEGKIYDKSKVETALNHFFQAEKILQLRELALKEVASQVERKVETEVVQKVGLRSERFLACISSNHEIARKILRKTARLASYYQGKWCVLYVQTTKEDADKIGLAAQRHLINNFKLATELGGEVVRIKSNDVVQTIFEMAQKQNSTNICIGKPHEGFWSSITGNSLFHKLLQKVADKDIDLIVIS, encoded by the coding sequence ATGCCCTCTCAACCACCCGAACCCAACGCGGCTTATTTCCTCGACCTGATTCAGAAATCAAAGCGAGGGAAGTTCAAAGTATATATTGGCATGAGTGCGGGCGTTGGCAAAACCTACCGCATGTTGCAAGAAGCGCACACGCTTTTGCGACACGGCGTCAATGTTAAAATCGGGTTTGTCGAAACCCACCGCCGCCCCGAAACCCACGCTTTGTTAGAAGGACTTCCGATGATTCCACACCGTACCGTTTTTTACCGTGGCAAAGAATTAGAGGAAATGGACGTGCAGGCCATCCTAAACCTGCATCCCGAAGTCGTAGTGGTGGATGAGTTGGCGCATACCAATATTCAAGGGTCAAAAAATGAAAAACGCTGGCAAGATGTAGTCGATATTCTCAATGCGGGCATCAATGTCATCTCGGCCGTCAATATTCAGCATTTAGAAAGTCTCAACGAAGAGGTGTTTAACATTACAGGCATTGAAGTAAAAGAGACCGTACCCGACAGCCTTTTGCAGCAGGCCAACGAAGTGGTAAATATTGACCTCACCGCCGATGAACTTATCACGCGGCTCAAAGAAGGCAAAATCTACGATAAATCGAAGGTGGAGACGGCGCTAAACCATTTCTTTCAGGCCGAAAAAATCTTGCAGTTGCGAGAGTTGGCTCTCAAAGAAGTAGCCTCCCAAGTGGAGCGAAAAGTGGAAACCGAAGTCGTTCAAAAAGTGGGACTTCGTTCCGAACGATTTCTGGCCTGCATCAGTTCTAACCACGAAATTGCCCGCAAGATTTTACGCAAAACAGCCCGTTTGGCCAGTTATTACCAAGGGAAATGGTGCGTTCTTTACGTGCAGACCACCAAAGAGGATGCCGATAAAATCGGCCTAGCCGCCCAACGTCACCTCATTAATAATTTTAAATTGGCCACCGAACTAGGCGGCGAAGTCGTACGTATAAAAAGCAACGACGTAGTGCAAACTATTTTTGAGATGGCCCAGAAACAAAACAGCACGAACATTTGCATCGGCAAACCGCACGAGGGTTTTTGGAGCAGCATAACGGGAAACTCGCTCTTTCATAAATTGCTCCAAAAAGTAGCCGACAAAGACATTGATTTAATTGTTATCAGCTAA
- a CDS encoding ATP-binding protein, protein MKLKAKLRLALGFLFVVILLLGGLGAWYLQKLSQEAQGILKDNYISLEYARAMRGIIDENNWKSEDFQSFNEALLQQERNITELGEGESTRQVRNHFNAFRTTRDSSRIGLINKQLNTIVQLNMQSIFQKNEQVKKMADEIYSYLVFIATFCALIAFSFIINFPRYISDPIQQLTEGLREITRKNYEPRLGVERNDELGEMAKAFNQMAQKLDEYEHSSLARVLFEKRRTETIINQMNDAIIGLDEHNHLLFINSVAATMLGLDAVQIVGRYAPDIALKNDLLRTLLNDEPTAKPLKIFANERESYFSKETLEVTNEEKRLGKVIVLKNITPFHDLDQAKTNFIATISHELKTPISSIKMSLKLLENDRIGNLNGEQKLLVTQIQEDSQRLLKITGELLDLSQVETGNLQLNFRSVSPTEIVTPAVEALQFFASQKQIDIQVQVPSPLPLVQADSDKTTWVLLNFLSNAIRHSPEKSIIEVEVKPSTKANYLEFSVKDLGKGIDLKYQQRVFERYFQVPSNSQSKTGTGLGLAISKEFIEAQKGKIGVESEIGLGSRFWFQLPVA, encoded by the coding sequence ATGAAACTCAAAGCAAAACTACGCCTAGCGCTTGGCTTTTTATTTGTCGTAATACTTCTCCTTGGCGGGCTAGGCGCTTGGTATCTGCAAAAACTTTCCCAAGAAGCCCAAGGGATTTTAAAAGATAATTACATTTCGCTTGAGTACGCTCGCGCGATGCGTGGAATCATCGACGAAAACAACTGGAAATCCGAAGATTTTCAATCGTTTAATGAAGCCCTCCTTCAACAAGAACGCAACATTACAGAGCTCGGGGAAGGAGAAAGCACTCGACAAGTTCGCAACCATTTTAATGCGTTTCGGACTACCCGAGACAGCAGCCGTATTGGGCTTATCAACAAACAGCTGAATACGATTGTACAACTCAACATGCAATCCATTTTTCAAAAAAACGAACAGGTCAAAAAAATGGCTGACGAAATCTATTCCTACTTGGTTTTCATCGCCACGTTTTGTGCACTCATTGCCTTTTCGTTTATTATTAACTTCCCTCGGTACATTTCTGACCCAATACAGCAGCTTACCGAAGGTTTACGCGAAATTACCCGCAAAAACTACGAACCACGCCTAGGCGTAGAACGCAACGACGAACTAGGCGAAATGGCCAAAGCGTTCAATCAAATGGCGCAAAAGCTCGATGAATACGAACACAGCAGTTTGGCGAGGGTTTTGTTTGAAAAACGCCGTACCGAAACCATCATCAACCAAATGAACGACGCCATCATCGGGCTAGATGAGCACAATCATTTGTTGTTTATCAACTCCGTAGCAGCCACCATGCTCGGGCTTGATGCCGTTCAAATTGTAGGAAGATACGCCCCCGATATTGCCCTCAAAAATGACTTACTTCGTACCCTTCTCAACGACGAACCGACGGCCAAACCACTCAAGATTTTCGCCAATGAACGCGAAAGCTATTTTTCAAAAGAAACGTTGGAAGTCACCAATGAAGAAAAACGTTTGGGTAAAGTCATCGTTCTCAAAAACATTACGCCGTTTCATGACCTCGATCAAGCCAAAACCAATTTTATTGCCACCATTTCGCATGAGCTTAAAACCCCCATTTCGAGCATCAAAATGAGCTTAAAACTGCTCGAAAACGACCGCATTGGCAACCTTAACGGCGAACAAAAACTACTTGTCACCCAGATTCAAGAAGACAGCCAACGATTACTCAAGATTACGGGCGAATTACTTGATTTATCGCAAGTAGAGACGGGCAATCTTCAACTCAATTTTAGGAGCGTTTCGCCCACCGAAATCGTAACTCCCGCCGTGGAAGCCCTCCAGTTTTTTGCCTCCCAAAAACAGATTGACATTCAAGTACAGGTTCCATCGCCTCTTCCTTTGGTTCAAGCCGATTCGGACAAAACCACTTGGGTATTGTTAAACTTTCTTTCCAACGCCATCCGTCACAGTCCCGAAAAATCAATTATTGAAGTAGAAGTTAAACCTAGCACAAAAGCCAATTACCTTGAATTTTCGGTCAAAGACTTGGGCAAAGGCATCGACCTCAAATACCAACAACGGGTCTTTGAACGCTATTTTCAAGTACCCTCCAACAGCCAGAGCAAAACAGGTACGGGACTCGGGTTGGCTATTTCCAAAGAGTTTATCGAAGCCCAAAAGGGAAAGATTGGAGTAGAGAGCGAAATTGGTCTAGGCAGCCGATTCTGGTTTCAGCTTCCTGTGGCATAA
- a CDS encoding LytTR family DNA-binding domain-containing protein, which translates to MARRIFVPIAAFVASHLVFTKSFPWQAGYFFPWPYFLTVATVMLSCWEINLRLFWWLDASHPFYINPLKRIVRQLAFNGSATLLTFILVFPLAQRVYVGRWPAFSLLFTGTIVCFTIAIIVNGAYISLYLLRTIYWQNTNFSTENGKSVFPEKLLEVSQKWLILIATPHGQLMLQPVDIAYFYSSGGVILLVKADGSKHTTSYASLVVLSEQLGVYTCFFVISRQFIVCVNAIKAVKEEANRKLTVSLVPALRQADATEEVVVSRYRSGEFKKWLAKAVST; encoded by the coding sequence ATGGCAAGGCGTATTTTTGTGCCTATTGCTGCTTTCGTGGCATCTCATTTGGTGTTTACCAAGAGCTTCCCGTGGCAAGCAGGCTATTTTTTTCCATGGCCTTATTTTCTGACAGTTGCTACGGTGATGCTTTCGTGTTGGGAAATAAATCTGCGTTTGTTTTGGTGGTTAGACGCATCGCATCCATTCTATATCAACCCATTGAAGCGAATTGTTCGCCAATTAGCGTTTAATGGAAGTGCAACATTGCTGACGTTTATACTTGTTTTTCCACTGGCACAGCGGGTGTATGTGGGGCGTTGGCCTGCATTTTCGTTACTGTTTACGGGGACAATCGTTTGTTTTACCATTGCAATCATTGTGAACGGGGCTTATATTTCCCTCTATTTACTCCGAACGATTTATTGGCAAAACACGAATTTTTCTACTGAAAACGGAAAGAGTGTGTTTCCCGAAAAACTACTAGAGGTATCACAAAAGTGGTTGATTCTGATAGCTACGCCTCACGGGCAATTGATGTTACAACCAGTAGATATAGCCTATTTTTATTCTTCAGGTGGGGTAATTTTATTAGTTAAAGCGGATGGCAGCAAACACACAACAAGTTATGCCTCTTTGGTAGTGTTGTCTGAGCAATTGGGTGTTTATACGTGTTTTTTTGTGATTAGTCGCCAATTTATAGTTTGTGTTAATGCCATAAAAGCGGTAAAGGAAGAAGCCAATCGGAAGCTAACAGTTTCGCTAGTACCAGCATTGCGACAAGCGGATGCCACTGAAGAGGTGGTGGTGAGCCGCTATCGAAGTGGCGAGTTTAAAAAATGGCTAGCAAAAGCTGTTTCCACCTGA
- a CDS encoding Gfo/Idh/MocA family protein, translated as MIRWGIIGPGRIAHKFAQDLKHVEGAVLTAVASRDKGRAETFANEYGAKYAYGSYDEIVACPELDVVYIASPHVFHFEHTLLCLSANIPVLCEKPFAMNKLQVETMVDSSRVRDTFLMEAFWTRFLPWTHKMLEIIESGAIGKVMGLKADFGFRANQDLTQRAYNKDLGGGALLDIGIYPVFLAYLVFGMPYEIASHCTFAETKVDESTGMTLTYRDGSFAFLSCTFRTETTSDAVIYGEKGMIFIEPRWHESKAFTVKYEDGTTERFTFDRPTWGYQYEIEEVNTCLREGRKESDWWTLRDSLNLIQILDAVRNTMELVYEDHDDVPTRPFKI; from the coding sequence ATGATACGTTGGGGGATAATCGGGCCAGGGCGGATTGCGCATAAATTTGCGCAAGATTTAAAGCATGTCGAAGGAGCGGTTCTGACGGCAGTTGCATCGCGCGACAAAGGACGGGCGGAAACATTTGCCAATGAATACGGGGCTAAATATGCCTATGGTAGCTACGACGAAATAGTGGCTTGCCCTGAGCTAGATGTGGTTTATATTGCATCACCGCACGTGTTTCATTTCGAACATACGTTACTTTGTCTAAGCGCAAATATTCCTGTACTGTGCGAAAAGCCGTTTGCGATGAATAAGTTGCAGGTGGAGACGATGGTGGACTCGTCACGAGTTAGAGATACTTTTTTGATGGAAGCCTTTTGGACGCGCTTTTTGCCATGGACCCATAAAATGCTCGAAATCATTGAGTCGGGGGCCATTGGAAAAGTGATGGGCCTAAAAGCGGATTTTGGTTTTCGGGCAAATCAAGATTTGACGCAACGTGCCTACAACAAAGACCTTGGCGGAGGAGCGCTGCTTGACATTGGTATTTATCCCGTGTTTTTGGCATACTTAGTTTTTGGGATGCCCTACGAAATTGCGTCGCATTGTACGTTTGCCGAAACAAAAGTGGATGAGTCCACTGGGATGACATTGACCTATCGCGATGGTAGTTTTGCTTTTTTAAGCTGTACTTTTAGGACTGAAACGACTTCTGATGCGGTTATCTATGGTGAAAAAGGCATGATTTTTATTGAACCTCGTTGGCACGAAAGCAAGGCATTTACGGTCAAATACGAAGATGGGACAACCGAGCGTTTCACTTTTGATCGTCCGACGTGGGGCTACCAATATGAGATAGAAGAAGTAAATACTTGTTTGAGGGAAGGAAGAAAAGAAAGTGATTGGTGGACATTGCGGGATAGCCTGAACCTAATTCAAATTTTGGACGCTGTTCGTAATACCATGGAGTTGGTTTACGAAGACCACGATGATGTACCCACAAGACCGTTTAAGATTTGA
- a CDS encoding energy transducer TonB, giving the protein MNKLFQLILFLGTYHYCFGQSDTITVFYDKDWNKVVSLANASFYGKVYENDIGYWVANDYFLNGKLQMTGTYLDSTLQTKQGEFIWFHENGQKKTIAHYWNNRLTGEYYDYYDNGQIDTYQLFDNFGQLKESSYYKEDGSKSLMEMPLFQGQDHMLAGNFLSSNVKYPKYARKRNIQGKVTIRIEINEQGIVQNTQVLSSPDASLSKEALRVVMLMTDWTPAKRDGEPVTMALNIPISFTLD; this is encoded by the coding sequence ATGAACAAATTATTTCAGCTTATTTTGTTTTTGGGGACGTACCACTACTGTTTCGGGCAGTCCGATACAATCACCGTTTTTTACGACAAAGATTGGAATAAAGTTGTCTCTTTGGCAAATGCTTCTTTCTACGGAAAGGTATATGAAAATGACATCGGATACTGGGTAGCTAACGATTATTTCCTAAATGGGAAACTACAAATGACGGGTACCTACCTTGATTCTACTTTACAAACTAAACAAGGAGAATTTATTTGGTTTCACGAAAATGGCCAAAAGAAAACAATTGCTCACTACTGGAACAACCGCCTTACTGGCGAGTATTATGATTATTACGACAATGGGCAAATAGACACCTATCAATTATTTGACAATTTTGGTCAACTGAAGGAGAGTTCTTATTATAAAGAAGATGGAAGTAAAAGCCTCATGGAAATGCCTCTTTTTCAGGGGCAAGACCACATGTTAGCAGGAAATTTTCTGAGCAGCAACGTCAAGTACCCGAAATACGCCCGAAAGAGAAATATTCAAGGAAAAGTAACCATTCGCATTGAAATCAATGAGCAAGGAATCGTTCAAAACACGCAAGTACTAAGCTCACCCGATGCTTCATTGTCCAAAGAAGCATTGCGGGTAGTTATGCTAATGACCGATTGGACTCCCGCTAAAAGAGATGGAGAACCCGTTACTATGGCGCTCAATATTCCCATCAGTTTTACGCTTGATTAG
- the hemJ gene encoding protoporphyrinogen oxidase HemJ, translated as MALFYFKAFHIVGAVAWFAGLFYLVRMFVYHAEAEQKPTPELREAFKAQFNLMEWRAYKIICNPAMMLTWTCGLTMTLLNPGYWQMGWFHVKLAILILLTVYHLWCKRIIVQLEQGKNPFDSFQFRLLNELPTLFLVSIALLAVLRDTLNFLYAFGGVLAFGVLLFMFAKAYKKRREKN; from the coding sequence ATGGCACTTTTTTATTTTAAAGCCTTCCACATTGTAGGGGCAGTAGCGTGGTTTGCGGGTTTGTTTTATTTGGTACGGATGTTTGTATATCATGCAGAAGCCGAACAAAAGCCTACTCCCGAGCTTCGAGAGGCGTTTAAGGCGCAGTTTAACCTCATGGAATGGCGGGCGTATAAAATTATCTGTAACCCCGCCATGATGCTCACCTGGACATGCGGCCTCACGATGACCTTGCTCAACCCAGGCTATTGGCAGATGGGTTGGTTTCACGTTAAGTTGGCGATTTTGATTTTACTAACGGTTTATCACCTTTGGTGCAAACGCATCATTGTGCAATTGGAGCAAGGCAAAAACCCGTTTGATTCCTTCCAATTTAGGCTTCTTAATGAGCTTCCTACACTCTTTTTGGTAAGTATTGCGTTGTTGGCGGTTTTGCGCGACACGCTCAATTTTCTATATGCTTTTGGCGGAGTACTGGCTTTTGGCGTACTGTTGTTTATGTTTGCCAAGGCGTACAAGAAACGACGGGAGAAAAACTAA